A stretch of the Uranotaenia lowii strain MFRU-FL chromosome 3, ASM2978415v1, whole genome shotgun sequence genome encodes the following:
- the LOC129757909 gene encoding neuroligin-4, Y-linked-like, producing the protein MTYVKWQYFCVIYFLLVRHLNGSTMDLYKNSRLSQRIVQTRYGRLQGLILPLEGYKFLKPVEAFLGVPYATPPTKMNR; encoded by the coding sequence ATGACGTACGTCAAGTGGCAGTACTTTTGTGTGATCTATTTCCTGCTCGTAAGGCATCTGAACGGGTCCACCATGGATCTGTACAAGAATTCGCGGCTCAGTCAACGGATAGTGCAGACGCGCTATGGCCGACTTCAGGGTCTGATACTGCCGCTCGAGGGCTACAAATTTCTGAAACCGGTGGAGGCGTTCCTGGGGGTCCCTTATGCGACACCGCCCACCAAAATGAACAG